In Corallococcus silvisoli, one DNA window encodes the following:
- a CDS encoding DUF2381 family protein codes for MSRFVSVIPVVLGILLGAVAVAQPRVTGVRERKARQLTLRVEEPPVPHPLHVAAAEVTTLTFDAPIEPESVDRAALAPYFSRVAVHEDVVVLKASMDVPAGKEPVLTVRFAGAGAPERVTFVLSTVEAEVDSQVEVFRQGRSAQDLGKELADLRARCAVTEAGIATLRARCALSGLGGAVLSGAITRKGVAVVYLPNPSESMGLRAGGPHALYRSGTARALATRLFNPPGSDPWVPGLARVIAQTADGRARVLQEPPLLMHEQRLEAGAQAFVVVEWQPPLETPPGTHLTLELWDREGKRGVRWEQVSP; via the coding sequence ATGTCGCGGTTCGTTTCGGTCATTCCCGTGGTGCTGGGGATCCTGTTGGGAGCGGTGGCGGTGGCACAGCCACGTGTCACCGGGGTTCGGGAGCGCAAGGCCCGGCAGCTCACGCTGCGCGTGGAGGAGCCTCCGGTGCCGCATCCGCTGCATGTCGCCGCGGCGGAGGTAACCACCCTCACGTTCGACGCCCCCATCGAACCGGAGTCCGTGGACCGGGCCGCGCTCGCGCCCTACTTCTCGCGGGTCGCGGTGCATGAGGACGTCGTCGTGCTCAAGGCGTCCATGGACGTCCCCGCTGGGAAGGAGCCGGTGCTCACCGTGCGCTTCGCGGGCGCGGGGGCTCCGGAGCGGGTGACCTTCGTGCTCTCCACCGTGGAGGCCGAGGTGGACTCGCAGGTGGAGGTCTTCCGGCAGGGGCGCAGCGCGCAGGACCTGGGGAAGGAGCTCGCGGACCTGCGGGCCCGGTGCGCCGTCACCGAGGCGGGGATCGCGACGCTGCGGGCCCGGTGCGCGCTCAGTGGACTGGGCGGCGCGGTGCTGTCCGGAGCAATCACCCGGAAAGGCGTCGCCGTGGTGTATCTGCCGAACCCCTCCGAGAGCATGGGCCTGCGGGCGGGAGGGCCGCATGCGCTCTACCGCTCCGGGACGGCGCGAGCGCTCGCCACGCGCCTCTTCAATCCCCCGGGGAGCGACCCCTGGGTCCCGGGGCTCGCGCGCGTGATCGCGCAGACGGCCGACGGCAGGGCGCGGGTGCTCCAGGAGCCGCCGCTGCTCATGCATGAACAGCGATTGGAGGCCGGTGCGCAGGCCTTCGTGGTCGTGGAGTGGCAACCCCCGCTGGAAACACCTCCCGGCACCCACCTCACGCTGGAGCTCTGGGATCGCGAGGGCAAGCGCGGTGTCCGTTGGGAGCAGGTGTCTCCATGA
- a CDS encoding lamin tail domain-containing protein: MSRSIRALSSLVLLTSLVTLAACSSEEPESTGLTLPSTELPAATVGGAYEQVLTATGGTPPLTYSVDKLPPGFSFYGNAGRLVGPATTPGEWSMVVGVRDAKGAASSRRYSLRAWPAPAISTTSPLPDATEGSPYTFTFTATGGTPPLTWSQADGAIPEGLALSAAGVLTGVPRGPALYEFTLRLEDANGVRAETILRLPVLTMSGELPDGGPVTDGGTKTDGGTDGGTDGGTDGGTDGGTGGTPALLKVGNWNIEWFGDTTPGNGPSDEALQLANATAVIADAGPDVMGVAEIVGVDSFNALKAGLSGYGGLLANDSTRVGGATYYYGAADQKVGLLYKTNVVEVVSANVVLASCSYDFAGRPPLRVDLRVTRGTTKVDLTVMVLHMKAFADSDSYTRRQNASVCLKDYLDTNLPTQNVMVMGDWNDDVDVSIYTPYASPFQNLVSDTARYKFLTLPLSEAGVRSTVSNSQFIDHQMVTNELVPYHVANSTEVLKPNIANYKSSTSDHYPIFSRFDFGTLTQARSVRVTAPNGGETLQAGQTFSITWVSSNVAAVDIQYSLDGATWRAVATNVAAASGRYTWTVPSESSTTARVRVTDTTRADVADVSDGVFTMTRPTPQVFINEYLAQPYNGAAGTPDYDQQFVELYNAGPGSVDLSGWKIHDAASYQGTATARHTFVSGTILPAGKGYVVYSGATALPTGATYATVSNGGLGLRFDRGRNQGGAGDVVYLVRPDGTVQDSHSYLDPSVLVYQGYSFNRSPDRSASGGWDLCYNLYSRDATPGLRADGTAF, from the coding sequence ATGTCGCGGTCCATCCGGGCGCTTTCGTCGCTCGTCCTGCTTACCTCCCTCGTCACGCTCGCGGCATGCTCCTCGGAGGAGCCGGAGTCGACGGGGCTGACGCTGCCCTCAACGGAGCTGCCCGCCGCGACGGTGGGCGGGGCCTACGAGCAGGTGCTGACCGCGACAGGGGGCACGCCGCCCCTGACGTACTCGGTGGACAAGCTGCCGCCGGGCTTCTCCTTCTATGGAAACGCCGGCCGGCTGGTGGGGCCCGCGACGACGCCCGGCGAGTGGAGCATGGTCGTGGGCGTGCGCGACGCGAAGGGGGCCGCGAGCTCGCGGAGATACTCGTTGCGCGCGTGGCCGGCGCCGGCCATCTCCACCACGTCGCCGCTGCCGGACGCGACGGAGGGCAGCCCCTACACCTTCACCTTCACCGCCACGGGCGGGACGCCGCCGCTGACCTGGTCGCAGGCGGATGGCGCGATTCCGGAAGGCCTGGCGTTGTCCGCGGCCGGCGTGCTGACCGGCGTGCCTCGGGGCCCCGCGCTGTATGAGTTCACGCTGCGGTTGGAGGACGCCAACGGCGTGCGCGCCGAGACCATCCTGCGGCTGCCCGTGCTCACCATGTCCGGGGAGCTGCCCGACGGCGGTCCGGTGACGGACGGCGGGACCAAGACGGACGGAGGGACCGATGGGGGGACGGATGGGGGGACCGATGGCGGCACGGATGGCGGCACGGGAGGGACTCCCGCGCTGCTGAAGGTGGGCAATTGGAACATCGAGTGGTTCGGGGACACGACGCCGGGCAACGGCCCGAGCGACGAGGCGTTGCAGCTGGCCAACGCGACGGCGGTGATCGCGGACGCGGGGCCGGACGTGATGGGCGTGGCGGAGATCGTCGGCGTGGATTCCTTCAACGCGCTGAAGGCGGGGCTGAGCGGCTATGGGGGCCTGCTCGCCAACGACTCCACGCGGGTGGGCGGCGCGACCTACTACTACGGGGCGGCGGACCAGAAGGTGGGCCTGCTCTACAAGACGAACGTGGTGGAGGTGGTGAGCGCGAACGTCGTCCTCGCGTCCTGTTCATATGACTTCGCCGGGCGCCCGCCGCTGCGCGTGGACCTGCGCGTGACGCGGGGCACGACCAAGGTGGACCTGACGGTGATGGTGCTGCACATGAAGGCGTTCGCGGATTCGGATTCCTATACGCGGCGCCAGAACGCCTCGGTGTGCCTCAAGGACTACCTGGACACGAACCTGCCGACGCAGAACGTGATGGTGATGGGGGACTGGAACGACGACGTGGATGTGTCCATCTACACGCCGTATGCGTCGCCGTTCCAGAACCTGGTGAGCGACACGGCCCGGTACAAGTTCCTCACCCTGCCGCTGTCGGAGGCGGGGGTGCGCTCGACGGTGAGCAACAGCCAGTTCATCGACCACCAGATGGTGACGAACGAGCTGGTGCCGTACCACGTGGCGAACTCCACGGAGGTGCTCAAGCCCAACATCGCCAACTACAAGAGCAGCACGTCGGACCACTACCCCATCTTCAGCCGGTTCGACTTCGGCACGCTCACGCAGGCGCGCAGCGTGAGGGTCACGGCGCCCAACGGCGGAGAGACGCTTCAGGCGGGCCAGACGTTCAGCATCACCTGGGTGTCGAGCAACGTGGCGGCGGTGGACATCCAGTACTCGCTGGACGGTGCGACGTGGCGCGCGGTGGCGACGAACGTGGCGGCGGCGAGCGGCCGCTACACGTGGACGGTGCCGAGCGAGTCCTCCACCACGGCGCGCGTGCGGGTGACGGACACGACGCGCGCGGATGTGGCGGACGTGAGCGACGGGGTGTTCACGATGACGCGGCCCACGCCGCAGGTGTTCATCAACGAGTACCTGGCGCAGCCGTACAACGGCGCGGCGGGGACGCCGGACTACGATCAGCAGTTCGTGGAGCTCTACAACGCGGGGCCGGGTTCAGTGGACCTGAGTGGCTGGAAGATCCACGACGCGGCGTCGTACCAGGGCACGGCGACGGCGCGGCACACGTTCGTTTCGGGCACGATACTGCCCGCGGGCAAAGGCTACGTCGTGTACTCGGGGGCCACGGCGCTGCCGACAGGCGCGACATACGCGACGGTCTCCAACGGCGGCCTGGGGCTCCGGTTCGACCGTGGCCGCAACCAGGGGGGCGCGGGCGACGTGGTGTACCTGGTGCGGCCGGACGGCACGGTGCAGGACAGCCACTCGTATCTGGACCCGAGCGTGCTCGTCTACCAGGGCTATTCGTTCAACCGCTCGCCGGACAGGAGCGCCAGTGGGGGCTGGGACCTCTGCTACAACCTCTACTCCCGCGACGCGACCCCGGGCCTCCGGGCGGACGGCACGGCGTTCTGA
- a CDS encoding outer membrane beta-barrel protein, whose product MTARRFIPSLMLLLCLGALPAAAQEPSGSGLALGVRAALGIPAGDATQAQSLKDTFGSSVAPQVDLSYFFSRQLSLGAYFQYGIASGPDDQCSNGGSCSSKVLRFGIDLDYHFRPDGFIAPWVGVGVGYEIGTLGVGEDDSFRLKLQGYDLGHAHFGVDLQLTRSLAVGPYISASLGQYSKNSLRLGGAAEISADIASDQKKLHVWIQPGVRVQFRL is encoded by the coding sequence ATGACTGCTCGACGCTTCATCCCATCCTTGATGCTGCTGCTCTGTCTGGGCGCGCTGCCGGCCGCGGCCCAGGAGCCCTCGGGCTCCGGCCTCGCGCTGGGGGTGCGCGCCGCCCTCGGCATTCCAGCGGGCGACGCCACCCAGGCGCAGTCGCTGAAGGACACGTTCGGGAGCTCGGTGGCGCCGCAGGTGGACCTCTCCTACTTCTTCAGCCGGCAGCTCTCGCTGGGCGCCTACTTCCAGTACGGAATCGCGTCGGGGCCCGACGACCAGTGCTCGAACGGGGGCTCCTGCTCGAGCAAGGTGCTGCGGTTCGGCATCGACCTGGACTACCACTTCCGGCCGGACGGGTTCATCGCGCCCTGGGTGGGCGTGGGCGTGGGCTATGAGATCGGGACGCTGGGGGTCGGCGAGGACGACAGCTTCCGGTTGAAGCTGCAGGGCTACGACCTGGGGCATGCCCACTTCGGCGTGGACCTTCAGCTCACCCGGTCCCTCGCGGTAGGCCCGTACATCTCCGCCTCGCTGGGGCAGTACTCGAAGAACTCGCTCCGGCTGGGGGGCGCCGCGGAGATCAGCGCGGACATCGCCAGCGACCAGAAGAAGCTCCACGTCTGGATCCAGCCCGGCGTGCGCGTGCAGTTCCGGCTGTAG